The sequence GTCTCATAATACTGGCacttctctgttaggtggaacgttcatcccgtgaccgtggctacgctcggcgaacggttgtcgcctcgagcctaagctcattgtctcaagtttcgaatgactgtgtctggattatttcgtaaatgctacagtattgaggttttccaagtaattcCAATGGAGGGCCCCGTTGTCTTTTCATCTTCGACACGGCCATCCCGACTgtcacacgtcctcgggtgtattTAGAATATTGGGTTTTCCCAATGTTGGACTCGATATAACTGATGttgtttacaatttagttaagtgtcaaaataggtcaagggtccagtttgacagcaaaaattctgatcggacgtttgataaaggaagagttaaaagagagcGGAAATCAGTTACGTTATGATTAGTATTCGAAGTACTAGTTGCATTTTGTGAATTATCAGTCCGAccgtaatgacatgatggaccattctcgatctcgtaCTTGGACGACTCTCACTTCTCTGGATCGTTTTAACACACTGAGCGTTTGTGaaaacactatgttagatgttatgaCTATAGTGCTAACGATACCTGGATTGAATTCGGTAACTTTGTGATGATCTcgcatttaatttctttggaCCACATGACCACCCGTAAGCGTATGTGAACCATTCTACACCTGATCCTACACCTGATTACCACGCTAGACATATGTGAAAGCATTGAACTTCGTCGTATCGCCACACTGGACGTGTCGTGGGAACGCTGAGTGCCATCGCAGTGATACCGCAGAGGGCGTTGGCCACAGCTGTCACCTTCGGGGCGAGGTTCTCAAAGTGGGGCTGGAAGGACCATTGGTCATCAATGGTTAGGCCCAAGTACTTCAACCGATTCCCCACTTGCGCGTAGCTTATGCCTTTCCCTCTAttccttcttctcctcctccttcgaCCAGAGAGAAGAGGAGGTGTTAGCACCGCTGGGACTACTGTTCTTCCTGCTCCTGCCGCCGATGGTGTGATAGGGATAGGCGCTCTGTAACCCATTCCTAGCCGTGCGGGTTCTCTCGCCCTCCTTCTGGCCCTTCTGGACACCACCGTCTGCTATTCGGTTTCCTTTGTCCCCCCGATTCCCTGAGGTTGAGGTTGGGGGGGGAGGTCGGGGGTAGGTCGCCTGGCGGATCTGTTGTAGTTGGCCTGCTTTCCCGGCCATTCCCTCTGCTTGTTTCGACTGCGTTAACTCCCCGAGTATTGCCCTTACTTCTCCCCTTAAGGTTCCCAGAATAGAGGGGCCGAGGCCGCTGACCTGCCTCTCAAGCGCCTCCATCCGCAACCTCATGTCTTCTTTGCCCTGCGCCTGGCTGGCCTGACCATCTGTCTAACTCCATCACTATCTTACGCTTCTTTCCTCGGGATGTGACTGAGGCCATCGTGGATCTTGATCCACACGACTCATCGTTCTCCGACCGAGCACCTGACATCGACCCTCTTCTCGATCTAGATTGCTCTCTAGAGTTGTCCCCAGATCGTGCTCCCTCTCTAGACTTCCCTTTTTCCCCTACCTTCCTAGGGATTCGGAAGATCTCGCTATCGTCAATTGGGGGCggagagaaggaggaggaagagacTCCCGGTGCCTTGGACGCAGGCGGGGACGATGGTGCTTTTCCCCCTCGGCTGCTGCTTCCGCTTCTGTCCACAGTCCTCTCCGTCTCTaccctcttttccttttttcgttcGCTGTTGGCCTCTGccattttctcttctcctgGAGGGGTCTCTTCTGCCGAAGCCACCTCCATCTCTAGCTCTATATCCATCTCCATCTCTATATCTTCCGAACCAGTAGCATTAACACGTAAGGGGGCCTGGCAGTCCACCCCCAAACGGCCGTGGTCGTTAGCTAACGACGCACCGGGGCCCACTTCACCACCCACAACTGCGCCGGTACTGCGGTATCCCTCTCCTGCACcgtaaataatatctttattcTGCTCCATCATCATCATTCTTCGTGTGTAATGTTAACGAGCCATGCCCTCGTTTCctttgccactcactctttcgcaccctaccccggtcggaAACGATGCAGGACGACGGGGAGCtccacgtgaaggtgaggtgagtggtcttgacagatatgggcccaccaacttctccgaagttctccgcaccgaatcagcgatctgacgggcgccatcgtaatattaaatgattattcttaggaagaaaattactctgtacatGCACATATTttaagttgctaaaagttaaattacaaagttaaattacatgtaatggattaatagtgtaggataattaaaaagagtgtcattttttataaattacgaaaaagttacttatatctgaactaagaaatgtcataaatatcataaaacggaagcagaagaaataacattgaaagagagaatgacaaagagtaatattttaaacgtaaaggttaggtgttaaattctactcaaatcaaataaaatatttaattatatataaaaaaaagttaaagtatttacttagttatgtttattccaaattgtttgtttcggtataatttttgcaaaatattaaagaatatatacttgcgtaaataagaatattactttcaaagtcgaaacaatcatataaacattgatgtaggagcattataaattcataattttattttgtatactttgtttgatagagaaatgaacatctttttgcccattagcagttggtagataatggtattatatcatgagacgtaatttgatatgccAGTTCTGttagatgggaacactatCTGCTTCGCATGTATATACAAGTTTCCGGTGAaccaaaataagaagagaaacctttgtttgagttaatgaattaaaaactatttgaaagtgatcTGTGGAACAGTATAATTCAGAGAGATGAGGACGGAAGTTACAGAGTCACAACCTTtcaaaaacttaaaagaattattcgataacgtgggtaaCTTGAAACCATGGCCAGAAATTGGAGAActacgagattcaactgattatgtgtacagtggtttagaaataagcgcagGAAGAACgcggttagaaaaattggatagagaagtacatccGAAAACGTTGCTCTgtcatgatatgaaaggtggctacctagaagacaggtaatagaaatcactatatttattaattcatatattatacataatatacccgtgatttttcagatttatatatggatcagaatcttatgattcttacctattttatcactggagtgttattgacacttttgtgtattttagtcatcatttcataactgtgcccccttttggatggattaatgcagcacataatcatggtgtaaaagttcttggtactgtaattacggaaagagaaggtatctgggatgttatacttgaatctcatgaagaagtaagaagatttgcagatgcactaatacttgttgcaaaattttataagtttgatggctggttattaaatattgaaaataccattaaaagtgagcaagttaataatttaatttattttgtaaaatatctaacagaaaatattcatgaagcaattagaaattctgaaattatatggtacgatagcgtaaccaatgaaggaaaattaaattggcaaaatgagcttaaCAGTAAAAACATGTAAGCTTATTACACTcttatacttttacaattgtttctgtttgtaaattttattgaatgttctaagtacaatatttcagagatttctttttaaactgcgatgccatttacttgaattataactggacgaaatcaaaattgaaaaacagtttGGCACTAGCAAAAACTCACAGTcgagatattcatgatatttatgtaggacTTGATA is a genomic window of Bombus pascuorum unplaced genomic scaffold, iyBomPasc1.1, whole genome shotgun sequence containing:
- the LOC132915985 gene encoding cytosolic endo-beta-N-acetylglucosaminidase-like, which encodes MRTEVTESQPFKNLKELFDNVGNLKPWPEIGELRDSTDYVYSGLEISAGRTRLEKLDREVHPKTLLCHDMKGGYLEDRFIYGSESYDSYLFYHWSVIDTFVYFSHHFITVPPFGWINAAHNHGVKVLGTVITEREGIWDVILESHEEVRRFADALILVAKFYKFDGWLLNIENTIKSEQVNNLIYFVKYLTENIHEAIRNSEIIWYDSVTNEGKLNWQNELNSKNIDFFLNCDAIYLNYNWTKSKLKNSLALAKTHSRDIHDIYVGLDIWGRGCPGGGGFNSSYALQKIRHEGLSVALFGPGWTHEFFGSKTFQEVEDLFWAQLFPYLYVHVPIYEEEVFKTSFCRGSGSMYYRCGQALYERDGKRFKHKPFYNLSLQNPQISVPIPHMKFTSSPQLPEPKKPKSENDRSECSKEPIQYVYETRKNVIRVLKNVVNIENKMPMHRTVRI